From Cognatishimia activa, one genomic window encodes:
- a CDS encoding P1 family peptidase has product MKTGPKNLITDIAGLKVGNATDERLKSGTTILTADAPFTAAVHVMGGAPGTRETDLLAPDKTVQQVDALVLSGGSAFGLDAASGVADLLRSQGRGFQVADQTVPIVPSAILFDLINGGDKGWDANPYRDLGKQALLNASGDFDLGTIGAGTGATTASFKGGLGSASIITPSGHTVAALVAVNALGDAVVPDGSHFWAGPWELNAEFGGHGPAPTAPKNWPKTKLSAQNTTIAIVATDADLTQAQCTRMATASHDGMARALVPSHTPMDGDLVFGVSTNAKPLTDPLQDPILLGHAAATCLARAIGRGVYEATSKPGDLVPTYGDIHKKSP; this is encoded by the coding sequence ATGAAAACCGGCCCGAAAAACCTGATCACAGACATTGCTGGCCTGAAGGTTGGCAATGCCACAGATGAAAGGCTGAAATCCGGGACCACGATCCTGACGGCCGACGCACCTTTCACCGCCGCGGTGCACGTCATGGGCGGGGCGCCGGGGACACGCGAGACCGATCTGCTGGCGCCGGATAAAACCGTACAACAGGTGGATGCGCTTGTGCTGTCTGGCGGGTCTGCCTTTGGTCTGGATGCGGCCTCTGGAGTTGCTGATTTGCTAAGGTCCCAAGGTCGTGGCTTTCAGGTTGCCGATCAAACGGTTCCGATTGTGCCTTCCGCGATCCTGTTTGACCTGATCAACGGCGGTGACAAAGGCTGGGATGCTAATCCCTATCGAGACTTGGGCAAACAGGCTCTCCTGAATGCCTCAGGGGATTTCGATCTCGGAACCATTGGCGCGGGGACCGGCGCCACGACTGCTTCTTTCAAAGGTGGTCTTGGGTCTGCATCTATCATCACGCCGAGCGGGCATACCGTTGCTGCCCTTGTGGCTGTGAACGCGCTCGGAGACGCTGTCGTTCCAGACGGTTCTCACTTCTGGGCAGGCCCTTGGGAGCTGAACGCAGAATTCGGTGGTCACGGCCCTGCTCCTACTGCCCCTAAAAACTGGCCCAAGACCAAACTCAGTGCGCAGAATACTACAATTGCAATTGTCGCGACTGATGCGGACCTGACCCAAGCTCAATGCACCCGAATGGCAACCGCTTCTCATGACGGGATGGCCCGCGCACTCGTGCCGAGCCACACGCCTATGGACGGAGATCTGGTCTTTGGCGTGTCCACCAACGCCAAGCCGCTGACTGATCCATTGCAAGACCCGATCCTTCTAGGCCATGCAGCTGCAACATGCCTCGCCCGGGCCATCGGGCGGGGCGTCTATGAAGCGACATCAAAACCCGGCGATCTGGTTCCGACCTACGGTGATATCCACAAGAAATCACCATAA
- a CDS encoding ion transporter: protein MSERNRINAFVDNSRFQNFIFGIIVFNAVILGLETSQFVMARVGGLIHLLDNICLAIFVFEIALKLFARRLAFFRNGWAVFDLVIVGVALVPGSSGFSVLRALRILRVLRVISVAPRLRRVVEGFITALPGMASVFLLMTLIFYIGSVMATKLFASEFPHWFGNLGLSAYSLFQIMTLESWSMGIVRPVMEVYPLAWAFFVPFIMVTTFAVVNLLVGLIVNSMQDAHHEEDVAKTDTYRDEVLTRLEAIEAKLDAKS, encoded by the coding sequence ATGTCAGAGCGCAATCGCATCAACGCCTTTGTTGATAACAGCAGATTTCAGAATTTCATTTTTGGCATCATTGTTTTCAACGCCGTTATTCTGGGCCTTGAAACCTCGCAATTTGTGATGGCACGCGTCGGAGGCCTGATCCATCTCTTAGACAATATCTGTCTCGCGATCTTTGTGTTTGAAATCGCCCTCAAACTCTTTGCGCGCCGACTGGCTTTCTTCCGCAATGGGTGGGCCGTCTTTGATCTGGTGATCGTCGGCGTCGCCTTGGTTCCAGGCTCCTCCGGGTTCAGTGTTCTGCGCGCCCTGCGTATTCTTCGCGTCCTGCGCGTGATCTCTGTGGCACCACGTCTGCGTCGCGTGGTCGAAGGGTTTATCACCGCCCTGCCCGGCATGGCCTCCGTATTCCTGCTGATGACTTTGATCTTCTACATCGGCTCTGTCATGGCGACAAAGCTCTTCGCCTCAGAGTTTCCCCACTGGTTTGGCAATCTCGGCCTGTCCGCCTATAGCCTCTTCCAAATTATGACGCTGGAAAGCTGGTCCATGGGCATCGTGCGCCCGGTGATGGAGGTCTACCCACTGGCCTGGGCTTTCTTTGTGCCATTCATCATGGTCACCACCTTCGCCGTGGTGAACCTGCTCGTGGGTCTGATCGTGAACTCAATGCAGGATGCGCATCACGAAGAAGACGTCGCCAAAACAGATACCTACCGTGACGAGGTGCTGACACGTTTGGAAGCCATAGAAGCAAAGCTCGACGCCAAATCCTAA
- a CDS encoding DUF1523 family protein — MAYFKWLFRGLVVLLTFAFFHYTLAQHDVVRIVNTYEERQELNDWTRVFWSSPDAQSTNLTNRDVQFIQAVRPNGDAIVYRNEDTGWSWPPYFKFDTANLYTEANDAVSIKDAPEWVAIRHYGWRNEFLSIFPNAVSIKPVDGPDASFIPWWNIFILTVLFGVFWGIRVRWVRFREARIDPVLEDVGDSFADAGDSISKQRGRLSGLFRRGSKN, encoded by the coding sequence ATGGCGTACTTCAAATGGTTGTTCCGCGGGTTGGTTGTATTACTGACCTTTGCGTTTTTTCACTACACGCTTGCGCAGCACGATGTTGTGCGGATTGTGAATACCTACGAAGAGCGTCAGGAGCTGAACGATTGGACGCGCGTGTTTTGGTCTTCGCCAGATGCGCAGTCGACCAATCTGACAAACCGTGACGTTCAATTTATCCAAGCGGTGCGCCCCAATGGGGATGCGATTGTCTATCGCAACGAAGATACCGGTTGGAGCTGGCCGCCCTATTTCAAGTTTGACACGGCGAACCTTTACACCGAGGCTAATGACGCCGTTTCGATCAAGGATGCACCTGAATGGGTTGCGATCCGTCACTATGGCTGGCGCAACGAGTTCCTGTCGATCTTCCCAAATGCGGTGTCGATCAAACCGGTGGATGGCCCGGATGCTTCCTTCATTCCATGGTGGAACATTTTCATCCTGACCGTCTTGTTTGGTGTTTTCTGGGGCATTCGCGTGCGTTGGGTGCGCTTCCGAGAGGCGCGGATTGATCCGGTGCTGGAAGATGTCGGCGATAGTTTTGCCGATGCAGGAGACAGCATTTCAAAACAGCGTGGGCGTCTGAGCGGATTGTTCCGTCGAGGATCGAAAAACTAA
- a CDS encoding dimethyl sulfoxide reductase anchor subunit family protein: MHPAASVIVFTTLSGAGFGMLAWLGIDSTPSTGWGAFGYYFIAFALAVGGLISSTFHLGHPERAMKAFTQWRTSWLSREGVCAVLALSVMGLYAAGLIFLGEAYSILGWIGAILSLGTVYTTSMIYGQLATIPRWNTPLTSLLYLTFAIAGGALLTGKVTIALVLLVAAAFVQVIWWKKGDTAFADRGSNLGTATGLGDRGEVRSLAHPHTSPNYLMREFIHIVGRKHAQKLRVISLILMAGVPVVLLALFPVSHFIALLAVLSHIAGVAASRWLFFAEAEHTVGIYYGMR; this comes from the coding sequence ATGCATCCAGCGGCATCTGTTATTGTCTTTACCACGCTTTCCGGTGCCGGGTTTGGCATGTTGGCGTGGCTCGGCATCGATAGCACCCCATCCACAGGTTGGGGCGCATTTGGTTATTACTTCATTGCCTTTGCATTGGCAGTAGGTGGCCTGATCTCTTCAACATTCCACCTCGGCCATCCTGAGCGGGCGATGAAAGCCTTTACCCAGTGGCGGACCAGCTGGCTGTCTCGTGAGGGTGTCTGCGCAGTATTGGCGCTGTCCGTGATGGGCCTCTACGCAGCGGGCTTGATCTTCCTTGGTGAAGCCTATTCCATCCTTGGTTGGATCGGCGCGATCCTCAGCCTTGGCACGGTCTACACCACATCCATGATCTACGGCCAACTGGCGACGATCCCACGTTGGAACACGCCGCTGACCTCTCTGCTCTACCTGACATTCGCCATCGCAGGCGGTGCATTGCTGACTGGTAAAGTCACCATCGCGCTTGTTCTGCTGGTTGCCGCAGCCTTCGTGCAGGTGATCTGGTGGAAAAAAGGTGACACTGCTTTTGCCGACCGCGGCTCAAACCTGGGCACAGCGACAGGTCTGGGTGACCGTGGTGAAGTGCGCTCCTTGGCGCACCCACACACATCACCGAACTACCTGATGCGCGAGTTCATCCACATCGTGGGTCGGAAACACGCACAGAAATTGCGTGTGATCTCGCTGATCTTGATGGCAGGGGTTCCTGTGGTTCTTCTGGCACTCTTCCCGGTCAGCCACTTTATCGCACTGCTGGCCGTTCTAAGCCACATCGCAGGCGTCGCGGCCTCGCGCTGGCTCTTCTTTGCTGAAGCAGAACACACCGTCGGCATCTACTACGGCATGCGTTAA
- a CDS encoding 4Fe-4S dicluster domain-containing protein → MTDLPTSTEKKLGLVIDLDTCVGCHACVISCKGWNTENYGAPLSDQRPYGEEPMGTFLNRVHSYEVKAEGQAAQTVHFPKSCLHCENAPCVTVCPTGASYKRKEDGIVLVNEQSCIGCGLCAWACPYGARELDQAEGVMKKCTLCVDRIYNENLPEVDRVPACVRTCPAGARHFGDFADPESNVSKLTAERGGMDLMPELDTAPVNKYLPPRLKDSWDDESVLAPFLEPVAEETQGFMGWLDKQLSRLPGDAKQTEGAE, encoded by the coding sequence ATGACTGACCTCCCAACCAGCACCGAGAAGAAACTCGGCCTTGTCATCGACCTAGACACCTGCGTGGGCTGCCACGCCTGTGTGATCTCCTGTAAAGGCTGGAACACTGAAAACTATGGTGCACCACTGTCCGATCAACGCCCTTACGGCGAAGAGCCGATGGGGACGTTCCTGAACCGCGTGCACAGCTATGAAGTGAAGGCCGAAGGCCAGGCAGCACAAACCGTTCACTTCCCAAAATCCTGCCTGCACTGCGAAAACGCACCTTGCGTGACCGTTTGCCCAACTGGCGCGAGCTATAAGCGTAAGGAAGACGGCATTGTTCTTGTGAACGAGCAAAGCTGCATTGGCTGCGGTCTTTGCGCATGGGCCTGCCCTTACGGCGCGCGGGAACTGGACCAAGCTGAAGGCGTCATGAAAAAATGTACGCTTTGCGTGGACCGTATCTACAACGAGAACCTGCCAGAAGTGGACCGCGTTCCCGCCTGTGTGCGCACCTGTCCTGCGGGCGCTCGTCACTTCGGTGACTTCGCAGACCCAGAAAGCAACGTGTCCAAACTGACCGCAGAGCGCGGTGGCATGGACCTGATGCCAGAACTCGACACAGCGCCAGTGAACAAATACCTGCCACCGCGTCTGAAAGACAGCTGGGACGACGAAAGCGTGCTTGCGCCCTTCCTGGAACCTGTGGCCGAAGAGACCCAAGGCTTCATGGGCTGGCTCGATAAACAACTCTCTCGCCTACCGGGCGACGCCAAACAGACAGAAGGAGCAGAATAA